A single Brassica rapa cultivar Chiifu-401-42 chromosome A04, CAAS_Brap_v3.01, whole genome shotgun sequence DNA region contains:
- the LOC103866052 gene encoding CMP-sialic acid transporter 2, whose product MKNGMAECSVCRSRSIKAIARAYDNRKIRVSSKQRALNVFLVVGDCMLVGLQPVLVYMSKVDGKFNFSPISVNFLTEIAKVMFAFVMLLIQARHQKVGEKPLLSFSTFVQAARNNVLLAVPAGLYAINNYLKFTMQLYFNPATVKMLSNLKVLVIAVLLKMIMKRRFSIIQWEALALLLIGISVNQLRSLPEGATTMAVPVAMGAYICTFIFVTVPSFASVYNEYALKSQYDTSIYLQNLFLYGYGAIFNFLGILATVIYKGPGSFDILQGHSRATMFLILNNAAQGILSSFFFKYADTILKKYSSTVATIFTGIASAALFGHVLTMNFLLGISIVFISMHQFFSPLAKVKDEQQNGNLEIVNAKDGHRAKDSFINMAAGANEETTHRVESDDREPLLPR is encoded by the exons ATGAAGAACGGGATGGCTGAGTGTAGCGTGTGTCGTTCAAGGAGTATCAAAGCTATAGCGAGGGCTTATGACAACCGCAAGATTAGAGTTTCCTCTAAGCAACGAGCTCTCAATGTCTTTTTGGTGGTCGGTGACTGCATGCTTGTTGGTCTACAG CCTGTGTTAGTGTACATGTCTAAAGTGGATGGAAAGTTCAACTTCAGTCCTATTAGCGTCAACTTCTTGACGGAGATCGCAAAGGTTATGTTTGCGTTTGTCATGCTTCTGATTCAG GCCAGGCACCAAAAAGTTGGAGAGAAGCCTCTACTATCTTTTTCCACCTTTGTCCAG GCAGCTAGGAACAATGTGCTTCTCGCTGTTCCAGCAGGGTTGTATGCCATTAATAACTATCTTAAGTTCACAATGCAG CTATATTTCAATCCTGCTACTGTGAAGATGCTCAGCAATCTAAAGGTTCTGGTAATTGCTGTACTACTGAAAATGATTATGAAGCGACGGTTCTCCATCATACAG TGGGAAGCACTTGCTCTGTTGCTGATCGGGATTAGTGTAAATCAGCTGCGTTCTCTTCCTGAAGGTGCTACTACTATGGCTGTTCCAGTTGCTATGGGTGCATACATCTGTACCTTTATCTTT GTTACTGTCCCATCCTTTGCATCTGTCTACAACGAGTATGCTCTAAAAAGCCAGTATGACACAAGCATTTATCTCCAG AACTTATTCCTCTATGGTTATGGTGcaatattcaacttccttggaATACTAGCAACTGTTATATATAAAG GTCCTGGCAGTTTTGACATCTTACAAGGACATTCTAGAGCTACCATGTTTCTGATACTGAACAACGCAGCACAAGGGATTCtatcctctttcttcttcaaatatgcag ATACAATATTGAAGAAATATTCATCTACGGTTGCCACAATATTTACTGGCATAGCATCTGCAGCACTTTTTGGACATGTGTTAACAATGAATTTTCTTCTGGGGATTTCTATAGTTTTCATCTCAATGCATCAG TTCTTTTCACCCCTTGCAAAAGTGAAAGACGAGCAACAAAACGGGAACCTAGAAATAGTTAATGCAAAGGATGGTCATAG GGCTAAAGACTCATTCATCAACATGGCAGCAGGAGCAAATGAAGAG ACTACTCACCGTGTTGAATCAGATGACAGAGAGCCGCTTCTTCCAAGATAA
- the LOC103866053 gene encoding PTI1-like tyrosine-protein kinase 3 gives MDRDFHRRGGQVAKDRSPSSRFVRLDKPRSVDDLDIGKKGKMRRWLCCSCHVQESNHPRVEHNRSRTPPTRHYDYGRNDKKPPPPMKPAVLKEPPPIDVPTMSLAELKEKTENFGSKALIGEGSYGRVYYAKFNDGKAMAVKKLDNASEPETNVEFLTQVSKVSRLNNDNFVQLLGYCVEGNVRVLAYEFATMGSLHDILHGRKGVQGAQPGPTLEWMQRVRVAVDAAKGLEYLHEKVQPAVIHRDIRSSNVLLFEDFKAKIADYNLSNQAPDMAARLHSTRVLGTFGYHAPEYAMTGQLTQKSDVYSFGVVLLELLTGRKPVDHTMPRGQQSLVTWATPRLSEDKVKQCVDPKLKGEYPPKAVAKLAAVAALCVQYESEFRPNMSIVVKALQPLLRSSGAAAPPPNPHT, from the exons ATGGATCGTGATTTTCATCGTCGTGGTGGTCAAGTG GCAAAGGATCGTTCACCGAGCAGCCGCTTTGTTCGGTTAGATAAACCAAGATCTGTAGACGATCTTGATATAGGCAAGAAAGGGAAGATGCGTAGGTGGTTGTGCTGTTCTTGTCATGTACAAGAATCTAACCACCCTAGAGTTGAACATAACCGATCCAGAACACCTCCTACTCGCCACTACGACTACG GACGTAATGATAAGAAACCACCACCTCCTATGAAGCCTGCCGTGTTGAAGGAGCCTCCTCCTATTGATGTGCCTACAATGTCATTGGCTGAGCTCAAAGAAAAGACTGAGAACTTTGGATCAAAGGCTTTGATTGGGGAGGGATCCTATGGAAGAGTGTACTACGCAAAGTTTAATGATGGCAAGGCCATGGCTGTGAAAAAGCTTGATAATGCATCTGAACCAGAGACAAACGTTGAGTTCTTGACTCAGGTCTCCAAGGTTTCAAGGCTGAATAATGACAACTTTGTTCAGCTTCTTGGTTATTGTGTTGAAGGCAATGTTCGTGTCCTTGCTTATGAGTTTGCAACAATGGGATCATTACACGACATCTTACACG GAAGGAAGGGGGTTCAAGGAGCACAACCTGGTCCAACACTTGAGTGGATGCAACGAGTCAGAGTTGCAGTTGATGCAGCTAAAGGATTAGAATACTTACACGAGAAAGTTCAACCTGCTGTTATCCACAGAGATATTCGTTCTAGCAATGTGCTTCTATTTGAAGACTTCAAAGCCAAGATAGCTGATTACAATCTGTCAAACCAAGCTCCTGATATGGCTGCTCGTCTTCACTCCACTAGAGTTTTGGGGACATTCGGTTATCATGCACCAGA ATATGCTATGACAGGACAGTTGACACAGAAGAGTGATGTTTACAGTTTTGGAGTTGTGCTTTTGGAGCTCCTAACCGGGAGAAAACCGGTTGATCATACAATGCCTCGTGGTCAACAAAGTCTTGTCACTTGG GCTACTCCAAGGTTGAGTGAAGACAAAGTGAAGCAATGTGTTGATCCAAAACTCAAAGGGGAGTACCCTCCTAAAGCAGTTGCAAAG CTTGCAGCAGTTGCAGCTTTGTGTGTGCAATATGAATCAGAGTTTAGGCCAAACATGAGCATTGTAGTAAAAGCTCTTCAACCACTCTTGAGGTCTTCAGGAGCAGCTGCTCCTCCTCCTAACCCTCACACTTGA
- the LOC103866054 gene encoding plant UBX domain-containing protein 11 isoform X2 — MEALTFKGSVMEAILEAKTQKKLFVVYISEDEEESDKLNKLTWTDASVAQSLSKYCVLLHLQAASVDATNFSAIYPYSSVPCIAAIGFSGTQVWKNEGFIAAEDLASSLEKAWLGLHIQETTASIFSAALASQNSEQPTSSASNVVLPSEEGSTSDTMAASQSTGTSVQPSERKSTVTSASTKEKNDGTAAIKVKQSAEPSNQPASSVQAEKEPIRPAAPRPDDSSTSKSSTDRKRKQETVINKDERDINLPKSVATEEIVKAKEEGGEDGESWKPPSDVHLNIRLPDGANLQEKFSVTSTLRMVKDYVNSNQTTTELGAAYDLAVPYPRKVYSDQDLDKSLSELGLLGRQALVVVPRKRATVYQRGPSYSEPNNNTDTNSGGYFGYLRRVLSYANPFSYFGGASSSAPEPRGSMEYMPVASNAEVRSTPAQAGSEGRGNVRNRRPTTSRIGSNIHTLRHDEEDAPFGDGNAFWNGNSTQYGGESGGGDSNDRR; from the exons ATGGAAGCTCTCACATTCAAGGGCTCTGTTATGGAAGCCATACTCGAAGCTAAAACACAGAAGAAGCTTTTTGTTGTCTACATCTCTG AGGATGAAGAGGAGTCGGATAAGTTGAACAAGCTGACGTGGACTGATGCATCC GTGGCACAGTCGCTGTCCAAGTATTGTGTTTTGTTGCATCTCCAAGCTGCAAGTGTTGACGCCACAAACTTCTCTGCTATAT ACCCATATTCATCTGTTCCTTGTATAGCTGCCATTGGATTCAGTGGTACACAAGTTTGGAAAAATG aGGGGTTTATTGCTGCTGAAGATCTCGCATCCAGTTTAGAGAAGGCTTGGTTGGGACTTCATATCCAG GAAACAACTGCAAGTATCTTTTCAGCAGCACTTGCATCACAAAACTCAGAGCAACCTACTTCTAGTGCTTCTAATGTTGTCTTACCTTCTGAAGAAGGCAGTACTTCAGATACAATGGCTGCATCTCAATCAACTGGAACAAGTGTTCAACCCTCAGAGAGAAAATCAACGGTGACATCTGCATCAACCAAAGAAAAGAATGATGGCACAGCTGCTATTAAG GTCAAACAATCTGCTGAGCCCAGTAATCAGCCAGCATCTTCTGTTCAGGCAGAGAAGGAACCCATTCGTCCTGCAGCCCCAAGGCCAGATGATAGTAGTACATCCAAATCTTCTACAGATAGAAAAAGGAAACAAGAAACCGTGATAAACAAAGATGAGAGGGATATTAATTTACCAAAATCTGTAGCTACAGAAGAGATTGTAAAGGCTaaggaggaaggaggagaggATGGAGAAAGTTGGAAACCACCATCTGATGTTCACTTAAACATTCGTTTACCTGATGGTGCTAACCTTCAAGAGAAGTTTTCTGTAACAAGTACATTGAGAATGGTCAAGGACTATGTGAACAGCAATCAAACAACAACCGAACTAGGTGCTGCTTATGATCTTGCTGTTCCTTACCCTCGTAAGGTTTATAGTGACCAAG ATCTTGATAAGTCTCTGTCCGAGTTGGGTTTGCTCGGTAGACAAGCACTTGTAGTAGTTCCGAGGAAAAGAGCAACCGTATATCAAAGAGGACCATCTTACTCTGAGCCTAACAACAACACAGACACAAACAGTGGCGGTTACTTTGGTTATCTTAGAAGAGTACTCTCTTATGCAAACCCATTTTCATATTTCGGCGGTGCATCAAGCTCTGCTCCAGAACCTCGAGGCAGCATGGAGTACA TGCCGGTTGCGTCCAATGCAGAGGTGAGAAGCACTCCGGCGCAAGCGGGCTCAGAAGGTAGGGGAAACGTTAGGAACAGGAGGCCAACCACATCTAGGATTGGAAGTAACATCCATACGCTGAGACACGATGAAGAAGACGCTCCGTTTGGTGATGGAAACGCGTTTTGGAATGGAAACTCCACACAGTATGGCGGTGAAAGCGGTGGTGGAGACAGTAATGATAGGCGATGA
- the LOC103866054 gene encoding plant UBX domain-containing protein 11 isoform X1: protein MEALTFKGSVMEAILEAKTQKKLFVVYISGEDEEESDKLNKLTWTDASVAQSLSKYCVLLHLQAASVDATNFSAIYPYSSVPCIAAIGFSGTQVWKNEGFIAAEDLASSLEKAWLGLHIQETTASIFSAALASQNSEQPTSSASNVVLPSEEGSTSDTMAASQSTGTSVQPSERKSTVTSASTKEKNDGTAAIKVKQSAEPSNQPASSVQAEKEPIRPAAPRPDDSSTSKSSTDRKRKQETVINKDERDINLPKSVATEEIVKAKEEGGEDGESWKPPSDVHLNIRLPDGANLQEKFSVTSTLRMVKDYVNSNQTTTELGAAYDLAVPYPRKVYSDQDLDKSLSELGLLGRQALVVVPRKRATVYQRGPSYSEPNNNTDTNSGGYFGYLRRVLSYANPFSYFGGASSSAPEPRGSMEYMPVASNAEVRSTPAQAGSEGRGNVRNRRPTTSRIGSNIHTLRHDEEDAPFGDGNAFWNGNSTQYGGESGGGDSNDRR, encoded by the exons ATGGAAGCTCTCACATTCAAGGGCTCTGTTATGGAAGCCATACTCGAAGCTAAAACACAGAAGAAGCTTTTTGTTGTCTACATCTCTG GAGAGGATGAAGAGGAGTCGGATAAGTTGAACAAGCTGACGTGGACTGATGCATCC GTGGCACAGTCGCTGTCCAAGTATTGTGTTTTGTTGCATCTCCAAGCTGCAAGTGTTGACGCCACAAACTTCTCTGCTATAT ACCCATATTCATCTGTTCCTTGTATAGCTGCCATTGGATTCAGTGGTACACAAGTTTGGAAAAATG aGGGGTTTATTGCTGCTGAAGATCTCGCATCCAGTTTAGAGAAGGCTTGGTTGGGACTTCATATCCAG GAAACAACTGCAAGTATCTTTTCAGCAGCACTTGCATCACAAAACTCAGAGCAACCTACTTCTAGTGCTTCTAATGTTGTCTTACCTTCTGAAGAAGGCAGTACTTCAGATACAATGGCTGCATCTCAATCAACTGGAACAAGTGTTCAACCCTCAGAGAGAAAATCAACGGTGACATCTGCATCAACCAAAGAAAAGAATGATGGCACAGCTGCTATTAAG GTCAAACAATCTGCTGAGCCCAGTAATCAGCCAGCATCTTCTGTTCAGGCAGAGAAGGAACCCATTCGTCCTGCAGCCCCAAGGCCAGATGATAGTAGTACATCCAAATCTTCTACAGATAGAAAAAGGAAACAAGAAACCGTGATAAACAAAGATGAGAGGGATATTAATTTACCAAAATCTGTAGCTACAGAAGAGATTGTAAAGGCTaaggaggaaggaggagaggATGGAGAAAGTTGGAAACCACCATCTGATGTTCACTTAAACATTCGTTTACCTGATGGTGCTAACCTTCAAGAGAAGTTTTCTGTAACAAGTACATTGAGAATGGTCAAGGACTATGTGAACAGCAATCAAACAACAACCGAACTAGGTGCTGCTTATGATCTTGCTGTTCCTTACCCTCGTAAGGTTTATAGTGACCAAG ATCTTGATAAGTCTCTGTCCGAGTTGGGTTTGCTCGGTAGACAAGCACTTGTAGTAGTTCCGAGGAAAAGAGCAACCGTATATCAAAGAGGACCATCTTACTCTGAGCCTAACAACAACACAGACACAAACAGTGGCGGTTACTTTGGTTATCTTAGAAGAGTACTCTCTTATGCAAACCCATTTTCATATTTCGGCGGTGCATCAAGCTCTGCTCCAGAACCTCGAGGCAGCATGGAGTACA TGCCGGTTGCGTCCAATGCAGAGGTGAGAAGCACTCCGGCGCAAGCGGGCTCAGAAGGTAGGGGAAACGTTAGGAACAGGAGGCCAACCACATCTAGGATTGGAAGTAACATCCATACGCTGAGACACGATGAAGAAGACGCTCCGTTTGGTGATGGAAACGCGTTTTGGAATGGAAACTCCACACAGTATGGCGGTGAAAGCGGTGGTGGAGACAGTAATGATAGGCGATGA
- the LOC103866050 gene encoding clathrin interactor EPSIN 2 isoform X2 produces MKKVFGQTVRDLKREVNKKVLKVPGIEQKVLDATSNEPWGPHGSLLADLAQASRNYHEYQLIMGVLWKRLSDTGKNWRHVYKALTVLEYMVGHGSERVIDEIRERAYQISTLSDFQYIDSGGRDQGSNVRKKSQSLVALVNDKERIAEVREKASANRDKYRTSAPGGMYKPSGGYGDKYDYGSRDEERSSYGREREYGYRDDDRNSRDGDRHSRDSEDRYGRDGNREDDYRGRSRSVDNFQTGSRGRSSDRERTFEDDGHSSRGSGARADDNSQDERGQLQRKFSEQNIGAPPSYEEAVSDSKSPVYSERDGGETPQVAAPGVASPPPPQTASPGAASPPPPQVAAPGAASPPAGSNTNNNSAAFANESSPQKFEAFDEFDPRGAFSAGPPAYASADGVSAPPAVASTSAPPTSNSVEMDLLGSLADVFSSNALAIVPADSTSVETNGQPNAPSFSTSQPSTQTFDDPFGDSPFKAFTSTDTDSNPQQSFGAPFQATPPAFTSEASHTDSAQNFGFGDSFSAVANPEPAVQNVQPPSNPQDFPQDQFDTSQSDIDILAGILPPSGPPPSLPQQPGASGPTSQFPPSGNNMYEGYHPQPVSSAPNMHGQTPFGQQYNMVPPHSQNMGGATPYNSGGFMHQPGSASYNPGAVTSHPTNESFLPRPVAATSSSSQTPYTNPSGPAGQFMGHQGHGMPPSHGLQRTQSVPVNMQGNHNFMGDMFSQGGPTGSLTSSSSHQDLTPLTGAIEIVPQPQKKFEPKSSVWADTLSRGLVNFNISGPKTNPLADIGVDFEAINRREKRLEKPTNAPAPTSTINMGKAMGSGTGLGRAGANSMRPPPNPMVASGMPMGGGMNIGGYGGMNQNQQPMGGMGMGPGMNQNQPMGGMGMGPGMNMNQNQPMGMGMGPGMNMGGGYGQGYQMQPQHQGMVPGQNMPGNNNNNYNPMMGQGGYNPQQQQYGGGYR; encoded by the exons GTACATGGTAGGCCATGGGTCAGAACGTGTTATAGACGAGATTCGAGAGCGTGCATATCAAATTTCG ACATTATCCGATTTTCAGTATATTGATTCCGGTGGTAGAGATCAAGGAAGCAATGTTAGGAAGAAATCACAGAGTCTGGTGGCGTTGGTTAATGACAAAGAAAGAATAGCTGAGGTCAGAGAGAAGGCTTCTGCTAACAGAGACAA GTATCGCACCTCAGCACCAGGTGGGATGTATAAGCCTTCAGGAGGATATGGTGACAAATATGATTACGGATCCCGGGATGAAGAGCGAAGTAGTtatggaagagagagagaatatggTTACAGGGATGATGATAGAAATAGCCGTGATGGAGATCGTCATTCCAGAGACTCTGAAGACCGGTATGGGAGAGATGGAAATAGGGAAGATGATTACAGAGGAAGGAGCAGAAGTGTTGATAACTTCCAAACTGGTTCGCGAGGTAGGAGTTCAGATAGGGAACGAACGTTTGAGGATGATGGCCATTCATCAAG GGGTAGTGGTGCTAGAGCTGATGACAATTCTCAGGATGAGAG AGGGCAGCTCCAGAGGAAGTTTTCTGAACAAAATATTGGTGCTCCACCTAGTTATGAAGAAGCTGTCAGTGACTCAAAGAGCCCTGTATATAGTGAAAG GGATGGTGGGGAGACCCCACAAGTTGCTGCTCCAGGAGTTGCTTCTCCTCCTCCCCCACAAACTGCTTCTCCAGGAGCTGCTTCTCCTCCTCCCCCACAAGTTGCTGCTCCAGGGGCTGCTTCCCCTCCTGCTGGAAGCAACACAAACAATAATTCTGCTGCTTTTGCTAATGAATCTTCTCCTCAGAAATTTGAGGCCTTTGATGAATTTGATCCACGCGGTGCATTTTCAG CTGGCCCTCCAGCATATGCATCTGCAGACGGTGTTTCAGCTCCTCCAGCAGTTGCTTCTACATCTGCTCCTCCCACCTCAAACAGTGTTGAGATGGACTTACTTGGCTCCCTTGCAGACGTATTTTCATCAAATGCATTGGCCATTGTCCCGGCTGATTCTACGTCTGTTGAAACCAATGGACAACCAAATGCTCCATCGTTTTCTACATCTCAGCCATCAACTCAG ACATTTGATGACCCATTTGGTGACTCTCCTTTCAAAGCCTTCACTTCAACGGACACCGACTCAAACCCACAGCAGAGCTTTGGAGCTCCTTTCCAAGCAACACCACCAGCCTTCACCTCGGAGGCCTCACATACTGATAGTGCTCAAAACTTTGGCTTTGGGGATTCATTTTCCGCTGTTGCCAATCCTGAACCTGCTGTTCAGAATGTGCAACCTCCATCAAACCCACAAGATTTTCCCCAAGATCAGTTTGACACATCTCAAAGTGATATTGATATTCTAGCTGGCATTCTCCCACCATCTGGTCCTCCACCTTCACTCCCACAACAACCGGGTGCCTCAGGACCAAC ATCTCAGTTTCCTCCCAGTGGAAACAACATGTACGAGGGATATCATCCTCAGCCAGTATCTTCAGCTCCAAACATGCATGGACAAACTCCATTTGGGCAACAATATAACATGGTTCCTCCTCATTCACAAAATATGGGTGGAGCCACACCGTATAACAGTGGAGGCTTCATGCACCAGCCTGGCTCAGCCAGTTACAATCCTGGAGCAGTTACTTCGCACCCCACAAACGAAAGCTTCCTCCCACGACCAGTTGCTGCCACTTCATCGAGCTCACAGACCCCTTACACTAACCCCAGTGGACCAGCTGGTCAGTTCATGGGACACCAGGGTCATGGAATGCCGCCTTCCCATGGTCTACAAAGAACTCAATCCGTGCCTGTTAATATGCAAGGGAACCACAATTTCATGGGAGACATGTTTTCACAAGGTGGACCAACAGGCTCCTTGACGTCATCGTCCTCTCATCAAGATCTCACACCTTTAACAGGAGCTATTGAGATTGTTCCCCAGCCTCAGAAAAAGTTTGAGCCAAAATCATCTGTCTGGGCAGACACGTTGAGCAGGGGGCTTGTTAACTTTAACATATCTGGAC CTAAAACAAATCCTTTGGCAGACATAGGAGTTGACTTTGAGGCGATCAACAGAAGAGAGAAGCGGCTAGAGAAACCGACAAACGCACCAGCACCAACATCGACTATCAACATGGGTAAAGCTATGGGCTCAGGAACTGGCTTGGGGCGTGCTGGTGCAAATTCTATGAGACCTCCACCAAATCCAATGGTAGCTTCTGGCATGCCCATGGGCGGGGGAATGAATATCGGTGGATATGGAGGTATGAACCAAAACCAACAACCCATGGGCGGTATGGGAATGGGACCAGGCATGAACCAAAACCAACCGATGGGTGGTATGGGAATGGGACCAGGCATGAACATGAACCAAAACCAACCCATGGGTATGGGAATGGGACCAGGCATGAACATGGGAGGTGGATATGGCCAAGGCTATCAGAtgcaaccacaacaccaagggatGGTACCTGGTCAGAACATGCcaggcaacaacaacaacaactataaTCCGATGATGGGTCAAGGCGGTTACAATCCTCAACAACAACAATATGGTGGTGGATACAGGTAA
- the LOC103866050 gene encoding clathrin interactor EPSIN 2 isoform X1, translating to MKKVFGQTVRDLKREVNKKVLKVPGIEQKVLDATSNEPWGPHGSLLADLAQASRNYHEYQLIMGVLWKRLSDTGKNWRHVYKALTVLEYMVGHGSERVIDEIRERAYQISTLSDFQYIDSGGRDQGSNVRKKSQSLVALVNDKERIAEVREKASANRDKYRTSAPGGMYKPSGGYGDKYDYGSRDEERSSYGREREYGYRDDDRNSRDGDRHSRDSEDRYGRDGNREDDYRGRSRSVDNFQTGSRGRSSDRERTFEDDGHSSRGSGARADDNSQDERGQLQRKFSEQNIGAPPSYEEAVSDSKSPVYSERDGGETPQVAAPGVASPPPPQTASPGAASPPPPQVAAPGAASPPAGSNTNNNSAAFANESSPQKFEAFDEFDPRGAFSAGPPAYASADGVSAPPAVASTSAPPTSNSVEMDLLGSLADVFSSNALAIVPADSTSVETNGQPNAPSFSTSQPSTQTFDDPFGDSPFKAFTSTDTDSNPQQSFGAPFQATPPAFTSEASHTDSAQNFGFGDSFSAVANPEPAVQNVQPPSNPQDFPQDQFDTSQSDIDILAGILPPSGPPPSLPQQPGASGPTSQFPPSGNNMYEGYHPQPVSSAPNMPGQTPFGQAGPPASLPQQPGASVATSQFPPSGNNMYEGYHPQPVSSAPNMHGQTPFGQQYNMVPPHSQNMGGATPYNSGGFMHQPGSASYNPGAVTSHPTNESFLPRPVAATSSSSQTPYTNPSGPAGQFMGHQGHGMPPSHGLQRTQSVPVNMQGNHNFMGDMFSQGGPTGSLTSSSSHQDLTPLTGAIEIVPQPQKKFEPKSSVWADTLSRGLVNFNISGPKTNPLADIGVDFEAINRREKRLEKPTNAPAPTSTINMGKAMGSGTGLGRAGANSMRPPPNPMVASGMPMGGGMNIGGYGGMNQNQQPMGGMGMGPGMNQNQPMGGMGMGPGMNMNQNQPMGMGMGPGMNMGGGYGQGYQMQPQHQGMVPGQNMPGNNNNNYNPMMGQGGYNPQQQQYGGGYR from the exons GTACATGGTAGGCCATGGGTCAGAACGTGTTATAGACGAGATTCGAGAGCGTGCATATCAAATTTCG ACATTATCCGATTTTCAGTATATTGATTCCGGTGGTAGAGATCAAGGAAGCAATGTTAGGAAGAAATCACAGAGTCTGGTGGCGTTGGTTAATGACAAAGAAAGAATAGCTGAGGTCAGAGAGAAGGCTTCTGCTAACAGAGACAA GTATCGCACCTCAGCACCAGGTGGGATGTATAAGCCTTCAGGAGGATATGGTGACAAATATGATTACGGATCCCGGGATGAAGAGCGAAGTAGTtatggaagagagagagaatatggTTACAGGGATGATGATAGAAATAGCCGTGATGGAGATCGTCATTCCAGAGACTCTGAAGACCGGTATGGGAGAGATGGAAATAGGGAAGATGATTACAGAGGAAGGAGCAGAAGTGTTGATAACTTCCAAACTGGTTCGCGAGGTAGGAGTTCAGATAGGGAACGAACGTTTGAGGATGATGGCCATTCATCAAG GGGTAGTGGTGCTAGAGCTGATGACAATTCTCAGGATGAGAG AGGGCAGCTCCAGAGGAAGTTTTCTGAACAAAATATTGGTGCTCCACCTAGTTATGAAGAAGCTGTCAGTGACTCAAAGAGCCCTGTATATAGTGAAAG GGATGGTGGGGAGACCCCACAAGTTGCTGCTCCAGGAGTTGCTTCTCCTCCTCCCCCACAAACTGCTTCTCCAGGAGCTGCTTCTCCTCCTCCCCCACAAGTTGCTGCTCCAGGGGCTGCTTCCCCTCCTGCTGGAAGCAACACAAACAATAATTCTGCTGCTTTTGCTAATGAATCTTCTCCTCAGAAATTTGAGGCCTTTGATGAATTTGATCCACGCGGTGCATTTTCAG CTGGCCCTCCAGCATATGCATCTGCAGACGGTGTTTCAGCTCCTCCAGCAGTTGCTTCTACATCTGCTCCTCCCACCTCAAACAGTGTTGAGATGGACTTACTTGGCTCCCTTGCAGACGTATTTTCATCAAATGCATTGGCCATTGTCCCGGCTGATTCTACGTCTGTTGAAACCAATGGACAACCAAATGCTCCATCGTTTTCTACATCTCAGCCATCAACTCAG ACATTTGATGACCCATTTGGTGACTCTCCTTTCAAAGCCTTCACTTCAACGGACACCGACTCAAACCCACAGCAGAGCTTTGGAGCTCCTTTCCAAGCAACACCACCAGCCTTCACCTCGGAGGCCTCACATACTGATAGTGCTCAAAACTTTGGCTTTGGGGATTCATTTTCCGCTGTTGCCAATCCTGAACCTGCTGTTCAGAATGTGCAACCTCCATCAAACCCACAAGATTTTCCCCAAGATCAGTTTGACACATCTCAAAGTGATATTGATATTCTAGCTGGCATTCTCCCACCATCTGGTCCTCCACCTTCACTCCCACAACAACCGGGTGCCTCAGGACCAACATCTCAGTTTCCTCCGAGCGGAAACAACATGTACGAGGGATATCATCCTCAGCCGGTATCCTCAGCTCCAAACATGCCTGGACAAACTCCATTTGGGCAAGCTGGTCCTCCAGCTTCACTTCCGCAACAACCGGGTGCCTCAGTAGCAACATCTCAGTTTCCTCCCAGTGGAAACAACATGTACGAGGGATATCATCCTCAGCCAGTATCTTCAGCTCCAAACATGCATGGACAAACTCCATTTGGGCAACAATATAACATGGTTCCTCCTCATTCACAAAATATGGGTGGAGCCACACCGTATAACAGTGGAGGCTTCATGCACCAGCCTGGCTCAGCCAGTTACAATCCTGGAGCAGTTACTTCGCACCCCACAAACGAAAGCTTCCTCCCACGACCAGTTGCTGCCACTTCATCGAGCTCACAGACCCCTTACACTAACCCCAGTGGACCAGCTGGTCAGTTCATGGGACACCAGGGTCATGGAATGCCGCCTTCCCATGGTCTACAAAGAACTCAATCCGTGCCTGTTAATATGCAAGGGAACCACAATTTCATGGGAGACATGTTTTCACAAGGTGGACCAACAGGCTCCTTGACGTCATCGTCCTCTCATCAAGATCTCACACCTTTAACAGGAGCTATTGAGATTGTTCCCCAGCCTCAGAAAAAGTTTGAGCCAAAATCATCTGTCTGGGCAGACACGTTGAGCAGGGGGCTTGTTAACTTTAACATATCTGGAC CTAAAACAAATCCTTTGGCAGACATAGGAGTTGACTTTGAGGCGATCAACAGAAGAGAGAAGCGGCTAGAGAAACCGACAAACGCACCAGCACCAACATCGACTATCAACATGGGTAAAGCTATGGGCTCAGGAACTGGCTTGGGGCGTGCTGGTGCAAATTCTATGAGACCTCCACCAAATCCAATGGTAGCTTCTGGCATGCCCATGGGCGGGGGAATGAATATCGGTGGATATGGAGGTATGAACCAAAACCAACAACCCATGGGCGGTATGGGAATGGGACCAGGCATGAACCAAAACCAACCGATGGGTGGTATGGGAATGGGACCAGGCATGAACATGAACCAAAACCAACCCATGGGTATGGGAATGGGACCAGGCATGAACATGGGAGGTGGATATGGCCAAGGCTATCAGAtgcaaccacaacaccaagggatGGTACCTGGTCAGAACATGCcaggcaacaacaacaacaactataaTCCGATGATGGGTCAAGGCGGTTACAATCCTCAACAACAACAATATGGTGGTGGATACAGGTAA